Proteins found in one Vulpes vulpes isolate BD-2025 chromosome 13, VulVul3, whole genome shotgun sequence genomic segment:
- the ZNF397 gene encoding zinc finger protein 397 isoform X1, whose amino-acid sequence MVILQLLPEVSGVQLQPMEIHFNHESQEHHPLSDGETKTKIGEMASEEEITTKIKPLPEESGNPTDDVLQDSECGGFCEFGDKLNEKDHNVFKRKQHNCDECGQSFAWSTGLIRHRRTHWEKPYECDKCGKAFSVSSALVLHQRIHTGEKPYPCTWCIKSFSRSSDLIKHQRVHTGEKPYKCDECGKAFSQSSDLIIHQRIHTGEKPYQCSHCSKSFSQRSDLVKHQRIHTGEKPYTCNQCNKHFSQSSDVIKHQRIHTGEKPYKCDVCGKAFSQSSDLILHQRIHTGEKPYPCNQCSKSFSQNSDLIKHRRIHTGEKPYKCNECGKAFNQSSVLILHQRIHTGEKPYPCNQCSKTFSRLSDLMNHQRIHTGEKPYPCSQCSKMFSRRSDLVKHHRIHTGEKPYECDECGKTFSQSSNLILHQRIHTGEKPYPCSACTKSFSRRSDLVKHQRIHTGEKPYACDQCKKGFSQSSDLTKHQRVHSGEKPYHCDHCEKAFSQSSDLILHQRVHTGEKPYPCTQCSKSFSQNSDLIKHQRIHTGEKPYKCPECGKAFSQCSALILHQRIHTGEKPYSCDLCDKSFSRRSDLINHQRIHAGEKPYQCDMCGKAFSTCTEVIEHQGIHTGERPHRCVQCSRSFGQLSDLINHEIVHSGEDSLSVGNVGKPSEYSPTLFSTTDTIPEKNLRNTIDDYEKSFNQCSTLTLH is encoded by the exons ATGGTAATTCTCCAGTTGCTCCCTGAGGTGTCAGGTGTCCAGTTGCAGCCCATGGAGATCCACTTCAATCATGAATCTCAAGAACACCATCCTCTGTCAG ATGGTGAGACTAAGACCAAGATTGGAGAGATGGCTTCAGAGGAGGAAATTACAACAAAAATCAAACCATTGCCTGAAGAGTCTGGCAACCCCACAGATGATGTTCTCCAGGATTCTGAATGCGGAGGATTCTGTGAATTTGGGGATAAATTAAATGAGAAGGATCATAacgtctttaaaagaaaacaacataacTGTGATGAATGTGGGCAAAGCTTTGCTTGGAGTACAGGCCTTATTAGACATCGAAGAACCCATTgggagaaaccctatgaatgtgacaagtgtgggaaggcctttagtGTGAGCTCAGCTCTAGTTCtgcatcagagaattcatactggggAGAAACCCTATCCTTGTACTTGGTGCATTAAAAGCTTCAGTCGGAGCTCAGACCTTATTAAGCATCAAAGAGTCCATACTGGTGAAAAACCTTATAAATGtgatgaatgtgggaaagccttcagccaGAGTTCTGATCTTATTATCCATCAGAGGATCCATACAGGAGAAAAACCCTATCAGTGTAGTCATTGTAGTAAAAGCTTTAGCCAGCGCTCAGACCTGGTTAAGCATCAGAGAATCCATACTGGAGAGAAGCCTTATACATGTAACCAGTGTAACAAACATTTTAGCCAGAGTTCTGATGTTATAAAACATCAAAGAATCCACACTGGGGAGAAACCATATAAATGTGACGTGTGTGGAAAAGCCTTCAGTCAGAGCTCAGATCTTATTCTGCACCAGAGAATTCACACGGGGGAGAAACCCTATCCCTGTAATCAGTGCAGCAAAAGTTTCAGTCAGAACTCAGACCTTATTAAACATCGAAGaatccacactggagagaaaccctacaaGTGTAACGAATGTGGTAAAGCTTTTAATCAAAGCTCAGTCCTTATTCtgcatcagagaattcacactggagagaaaccctatccCTGTAATCAGTGTAGCAAAACCTTCAGTAGGCTTTCAGATCTTATGAATCATCAgcgaattcatactggagagaaaccttacccCTGTAGCCAGTGCAGTAAAATGTTTAGTCGAAGATCAGACCTTGTTAAGCATCATAGAATTCATACAGGTGAGAAGCCCTATGAATGTGATGAGTGTGGGAAAACATTTAGTCAGAGCTCGAATCTTATCCTGCATCAGAGaatccacactggagagaaaccctatccATGTAGCGCTTGTACTAAAAGTTTCAGTCGTCGTTCAGACCTTGTTAAACATCAAAGaatccacactggagagaagccaTATGCATGTGACCAGTGCAAGAAAGGTTTTAGTCAAAGCTCAGACCTCACTAAACATCAGAGAGTACACTCTGGGGAAAAGCCCTATCATTGTGATCATTGTGAGAAAGCCTTCAGTCAGAGTTCTGACCTTATTCTTCATCagagagttcacactggagagaaaccatatCCATGCACACAGTGCAGCAAAAGCTTCAGCCAGAACTCAGACCTTATCAAACACCAGAGAATCCACACTGGGGAGAAACCATATAAATGTCCTGAATGTGGAAAGGCTTTTAGCCAGTGTTCAGCTCTTATCCTCCATCAGAGGATCCACACTGGTGAAAAGCCATATTCATGTGATCTGTGTGACAAAAGCTTTAGTCGGCGCTCTGATCTCATTAACCATCAAAGAATCCACGCTGGTGAGAAGCCATATCAGTGTGATATGTGTGGGAAAGCTTTCAGCACGTGCACAGAAGTTATTGAACACCAGGGAATCCACACTGGGGAGAGACCTCACAGGTGTGTTCAGTGCAGCAGAAGTTTTGGCCAACTCTCTGATCTTATTAATCATGAGATAGTTCATTCTGGGGAAGACAGTCTAAGTGTGGGAAATGTGGGAAAACCTTCTGAGTATTCACCGACTTTATTCAGTACCACAGACACTataccagaaaaaaatcttaggaatACTATTGATGATTATGAAAAAAGTTTTAATCAGTGCTCAACTCTTACGCtacattaa